A window of Polaribacter litorisediminis contains these coding sequences:
- a CDS encoding TolC family protein, producing MKKYIIVFFLLIFYQQNAQDQIESKMTLSEFLGYVKNYHPIVKQANLMINNSESKLLKARGAFDPKIEVDYDKKQFKDKEYFNKLNASFKIPTWYGVEFKANYEENDGLFLNPEANVPLDGLYSAGVSVSIARGFLMNERMASLKQAKFFLNQAKEDQQILVNEILYNASLSYFNWLQTYNEKKVFEDFLENASIRFQGTKRAFQQGDKPAIDTLEAGITLQTRKLNLEKARIKLIKSSLELSNFLWLNDDTPVELQDNIIPDIEAINNVDTTFNIALFNNADFDIENHPKIRSLNFKRESLDIDKRLKMNSLLPKLDVQYNFLTENRNQINSFNANDFKGGIKFSMPLFLRKERGDLKLAKIKLRDINFENESTKVIISNKVNAIQQELESYGIQTNYTENIVRDYGVLLKAEERKFFLGESSLFLVNSRESKLIDSKLKAIDLENKFFKAKASLFKAAVISIAE from the coding sequence ATGAAAAAATATATAATTGTATTCTTTTTATTGATTTTTTATCAGCAAAATGCTCAAGATCAAATTGAATCGAAGATGACCTTGTCAGAGTTTTTAGGCTACGTAAAAAATTATCATCCTATTGTAAAACAAGCAAATCTTATGATTAATAATAGTGAATCAAAACTATTAAAAGCAAGAGGTGCATTCGATCCAAAAATTGAAGTAGATTACGATAAAAAACAGTTTAAAGACAAAGAGTATTTTAACAAACTAAATGCTTCTTTTAAAATCCCCACTTGGTATGGCGTGGAATTTAAAGCGAATTACGAAGAAAACGACGGACTCTTTTTAAACCCTGAAGCTAACGTGCCTTTAGATGGTTTGTATAGTGCAGGCGTATCGGTTTCTATTGCAAGAGGGTTTTTAATGAATGAAAGAATGGCTTCTTTAAAACAAGCAAAATTCTTTTTAAATCAAGCCAAAGAAGATCAACAAATATTGGTCAATGAAATTTTATATAATGCTTCTTTGTCCTATTTTAATTGGCTACAAACCTATAACGAAAAAAAGGTTTTCGAAGATTTTTTAGAGAATGCAAGTATTCGTTTTCAAGGAACTAAACGAGCATTTCAGCAAGGAGATAAACCCGCAATAGATACTTTAGAGGCCGGAATAACCTTACAAACCAGAAAATTAAATTTAGAAAAAGCACGTATAAAATTGATAAAATCTTCTTTAGAGCTCTCTAATTTTTTATGGTTAAACGATGATACCCCTGTAGAGTTACAAGACAATATTATACCAGATATTGAAGCTATCAATAACGTAGATACTACTTTTAACATCGCCTTGTTTAACAATGCCGATTTTGATATTGAGAATCATCCAAAAATTAGATCTCTAAATTTTAAAAGAGAAAGTTTAGACATCGATAAAAGATTAAAAATGAATAGTCTTTTACCAAAATTAGATGTGCAATACAATTTTTTAACAGAAAATCGTAATCAAATAAATTCATTTAATGCCAACGATTTTAAAGGCGGTATAAAATTTAGCATGCCCTTGTTTTTAAGAAAAGAACGCGGTGATTTAAAATTGGCAAAAATTAAACTACGAGACATTAATTTTGAAAATGAATCTACCAAAGTAATCATATCAAATAAAGTAAATGCTATTCAGCAAGAGTTAGAATCTTATGGTATACAAACTAACTACACAGAAAATATTGTAAGAGATTATGGAGTGCTTTTAAAAGCAGAAGAACGAAAATTCTTTTTAGGGGAAAGTTCTCTATTTTTGGTAAATTCTCGTGAATCGAAATTAATTGATTCTAAGTTAAAAGCCATAGATTTAGAGAATAAATTTTTCAAAGCAAAAGCTAGTTTATTTAAAGCAGCAGTTATTTCTATTGCTGAATAA
- a CDS encoding helix-turn-helix transcriptional regulator — MKNTLKVQRAILDLTQEQLAKKIGVSRQTINSIEKNRYVPSTVLALKLSAIFKISVNDFFILEETD, encoded by the coding sequence ATGAAAAACACTTTAAAAGTACAACGTGCTATTTTAGATTTAACCCAAGAGCAACTTGCAAAAAAAATTGGTGTTTCACGACAGACTATTAATTCTATAGAAAAAAATAGATACGTTCCATCAACCGTTTTGGCTTTAAAGTTATCAGCAATTTTTAAAATTTCTGTAAACGATTTTTTTATTTTGGAAGAAACTGATTAA
- a CDS encoding MaoC family dehydratase translates to MKPIVFDNFSAFSKMLGKELPIGDWYSVTQQMINDFANATLDKQWIHVDEKRAAKESPFKSTVAHGFMSVSMISNILAETFTIKSVKMGLNYGLNKVRFPNPVPVNSKLRMLTTVKEIEKIANNGIKVTFSCTIEIKGQEKPACVAEFLAALFE, encoded by the coding sequence ATGAAGCCCATAGTTTTTGATAATTTTTCAGCTTTTTCTAAAATGTTAGGCAAAGAGTTGCCGATTGGAGATTGGTATTCAGTAACACAGCAAATGATTAACGATTTTGCCAATGCAACATTAGACAAACAATGGATTCATGTGGATGAAAAAAGAGCGGCAAAAGAATCTCCATTTAAAAGCACTGTGGCACATGGATTTATGTCCGTCTCTATGATTTCTAATATATTAGCAGAAACTTTTACAATTAAAAGTGTAAAAATGGGCTTGAATTATGGTTTGAATAAAGTTCGTTTTCCAAACCCTGTTCCTGTAAATAGTAAGTTGAGAATGTTGACTACCGTAAAGGAAATTGAAAAGATAGCAAATAATGGAATTAAGGTAACTTTTTCTTGTACGATCGAGATAAAAGGGCAGGAGAAACCCGCTTGCGTAGCAGAGTTTTTAGCGGCATTATTTGAGTGA
- a CDS encoding S41 family peptidase, with amino-acid sequence MKPYFLFFTLFSLSIFGQNTPQWMRHSAISPDGTQIAFTYKGDLYKVSANGGNAQQLTYHNAHDYKAVWSKDGSKIAFASNRYGNFDIYVMNSIGGAATRLTFHSNNEYPYSFSANNKEIVFGALRQDAASHRQYPHRSQSELYSVPVKSGRVSQLLTIPAEYVQYSKDGKSMLYHDKKGGENEWRKHHTSSITRDIWLLNTKTNEHTMITQNAAEDRQPFFSEDEKSIYYLSERSSNFNVHKRSLENTDQDIQLTNFKVHPVRFLSFANGVLSFGYDGEIYTMREGEKPKKININIITQDKENTDQFIAVNGGINEMAISPNGQEIAFIARGEVFVTSVDKSFTKRLTNTPENERFVSWGPEGKSVIYSSERNGTWSIYKTEKVRKEEPFFYAATLIKEEPVIENNADNYLAQYSPDGKKLAFIEGRRTLKIRDLKSKKEVTLLTPKDLFHIRDGDQYYTWSPDSKWLLVDWGKTLSNSEVLLMAADGSKRINLNESGYYDSSPKWVNKGKQMLWFSNRNGLKSYATSGRSQNDVYSMFFTQDAWDEFNLSDEDYKLMQAIKAEEKKQKDKAKKENESDKKDAKKTAKKEDQKDTIKSLKFDWDSMKDRTKRLTIHSSNLGDAVLSKKGDMLYYLASFEGKSNLWSTNLRTKETKMILKLETRSGSLEWDKKMDNLYLLSSGKITKLNPETKKTKGVEINSEIKLDEYAQREAMFNHVWIRTNAIFYHPDFHGINWNKMKTAYQKYLPHIGNGYEFSEMLSEMLGELNVSHAGSNYSGSDVSNADNTASLGIFMDLNFKDDGILIEEIIKDGPLDKAKFAIEVGSIIKKIDGITIDKNEDVSKYLNRKVGNFMLLDILNPKTKKTQTITVKPISIREENSLLYKRWVKINEKEVAKLSNGALGYVHIPGMGDGPYRSIYQDMMGKYSDKKGVIVDTRFNGGGDLVADLAMFFTGVPFITYATEAKVVGGEPTSRFTKPTLSIFNESMYSDGHCYASGYTDLKIGKTVGMPVPGTCSFAGWEGLPNGASWGVVPVSAKNKAGEWMENNQTEPMIKVKNMPNKIVNGIDEQLLRSIKELMKDVK; translated from the coding sequence ATGAAACCTTATTTCCTATTCTTTACCCTTTTTTCTCTGTCAATTTTTGGTCAGAATACCCCACAATGGATGCGACATTCCGCCATTTCACCAGATGGAACTCAAATAGCTTTTACTTATAAAGGAGATCTTTATAAAGTAAGCGCTAACGGTGGAAATGCACAACAGCTTACCTATCATAATGCACATGACTATAAAGCCGTTTGGAGCAAAGATGGTTCTAAAATAGCTTTTGCTTCTAACAGATATGGTAACTTTGATATTTACGTAATGAATTCAATTGGCGGTGCAGCAACCCGATTAACTTTTCATTCTAACAATGAATACCCTTATTCATTTTCTGCAAACAATAAAGAAATTGTATTTGGGGCATTACGACAAGACGCTGCCAGCCATCGACAATATCCTCATAGATCACAATCAGAATTATATAGTGTTCCTGTAAAATCTGGAAGGGTTTCGCAGTTATTAACCATTCCGGCAGAATATGTACAGTATTCTAAAGACGGAAAAAGCATGTTGTATCATGATAAAAAAGGAGGAGAAAATGAATGGAGAAAACACCATACCTCTTCGATAACTAGAGATATTTGGTTGCTAAATACCAAAACAAATGAGCACACAATGATTACCCAGAATGCTGCAGAAGATAGACAACCTTTTTTTAGTGAAGATGAAAAAAGCATCTATTATTTAAGTGAAAGAAGCAGTAATTTTAATGTTCATAAACGCTCTTTAGAAAACACAGACCAAGATATTCAACTTACAAATTTTAAGGTACATCCCGTACGCTTTTTAAGTTTTGCCAATGGTGTGCTTTCCTTTGGTTACGATGGTGAAATCTATACGATGCGAGAAGGAGAGAAACCTAAAAAGATAAACATCAATATTATTACACAAGACAAAGAAAATACAGATCAATTTATTGCTGTAAATGGCGGTATTAATGAAATGGCCATTTCTCCAAATGGTCAAGAAATTGCATTTATTGCAAGAGGAGAAGTATTTGTAACTTCTGTAGATAAGTCTTTTACAAAAAGACTAACCAACACACCAGAAAACGAACGTTTTGTTTCTTGGGGACCAGAAGGTAAATCTGTAATTTATAGCAGCGAACGGAATGGTACATGGAGCATTTATAAAACCGAAAAGGTAAGAAAAGAAGAGCCTTTCTTTTATGCAGCTACACTGATTAAGGAAGAACCTGTCATAGAAAACAACGCTGATAATTATCTTGCTCAGTACTCACCAGATGGAAAAAAACTTGCATTTATAGAAGGTAGAAGAACCTTAAAAATTAGGGATTTAAAATCTAAAAAAGAAGTTACTTTATTAACTCCAAAAGACCTATTTCACATACGAGACGGTGATCAATACTACACATGGAGTCCAGATAGCAAGTGGTTATTGGTAGATTGGGGAAAGACATTAAGCAACAGCGAAGTTTTGTTAATGGCGGCAGATGGCTCTAAAAGAATCAACTTAAACGAAAGCGGTTATTATGATTCTAGTCCAAAATGGGTAAACAAAGGAAAACAAATGTTGTGGTTTAGCAATAGAAATGGTCTTAAATCATATGCTACCAGTGGGCGCTCTCAAAACGATGTGTATAGTATGTTTTTTACCCAAGATGCTTGGGATGAATTTAATTTAAGTGATGAAGATTACAAATTAATGCAAGCTATTAAAGCGGAAGAAAAAAAGCAAAAAGATAAAGCGAAAAAAGAAAACGAATCTGACAAAAAAGATGCTAAAAAAACAGCAAAAAAAGAGGATCAAAAAGACACCATAAAAAGCTTAAAGTTTGATTGGGATTCTATGAAAGATAGAACCAAAAGATTGACCATTCATTCCTCTAATTTAGGGGATGCAGTACTTTCTAAAAAAGGCGATATGTTATATTATTTAGCAAGTTTTGAAGGGAAATCTAATTTATGGAGCACCAATTTACGCACAAAAGAGACGAAGATGATTCTAAAACTAGAAACCCGTTCAGGAAGTTTGGAATGGGATAAAAAAATGGATAATTTATATCTTTTAAGCAGTGGTAAAATTACCAAACTAAATCCTGAAACAAAAAAGACTAAAGGAGTTGAGATTAATTCTGAAATAAAACTGGATGAATATGCGCAAAGAGAAGCGATGTTTAATCATGTTTGGATTCGGACCAATGCTATTTTTTATCATCCAGATTTTCATGGAATTAACTGGAATAAAATGAAAACAGCATACCAAAAATATTTACCACATATTGGCAATGGATATGAATTCTCTGAAATGTTATCAGAAATGTTAGGAGAATTAAATGTATCTCACGCAGGTTCTAATTACAGCGGTAGCGATGTTTCAAATGCAGACAATACAGCCTCTTTAGGTATTTTTATGGATTTAAATTTTAAAGACGATGGTATTTTAATTGAAGAAATCATTAAAGACGGTCCTTTAGATAAAGCTAAATTTGCGATAGAAGTAGGAAGTATTATCAAAAAAATAGACGGAATTACAATTGATAAAAATGAGGATGTTTCTAAATATTTAAATAGAAAAGTAGGCAATTTTATGTTGTTAGATATTTTAAATCCTAAAACTAAAAAAACACAAACTATTACTGTAAAACCTATTTCTATTCGGGAAGAAAATAGTCTTCTGTATAAAAGATGGGTTAAAATAAATGAAAAAGAAGTAGCAAAATTAAGTAATGGCGCACTTGGGTATGTCCATATTCCAGGCATGGGAGACGGTCCTTACAGAAGTATCTATCAAGATATGATGGGAAAATATTCAGATAAAAAAGGGGTCATTGTTGATACTCGTTTTAATGGTGGTGGTGATTTAGTTGCAGATTTAGCGATGTTTTTTACTGGGGTTCCTTTTATTACCTACGCCACAGAAGCAAAAGTAGTTGGGGGTGAACCTACTTCTCGTTTTACCAAACCAACACTCTCTATTTTTAATGAAAGTATGTATTCTGATGGACATTGTTATGCTTCTGGTTACACCGATTTAAAAATTGGAAAAACCGTTGGAATGCCAGTTCCTGGAACCTGTAGTTTTGCTGGTTGGGAAGGTTTACCAAACGGAGCTAGCTGGGGAGTTGTGCCTGTAAGCGCTAAAAACAAAGCCGGAGAATGGATGGAAAACAATCAAACTGAACCGATGATTAAGGTTAAAAATATGCCCAATAAGATTGTTAATGGAATTGATGAGCAACTTTTACGTTCTATCAAAGAATTAATGAAAGACGTAAAATAA